In a genomic window of Zootoca vivipara chromosome 5, rZooViv1.1, whole genome shotgun sequence:
- the LOC132592153 gene encoding zinc finger and SCAN domain-containing protein 2-like isoform X8, producing the protein MEAACSRPLISGVPGALPARDDHQGSVKMEEQGPRRPIGRESLESKAKRSPGGQVQTFRDLLPLVDLRQIKQEPEDTEGLLGKELLPVEDVVIKSPKSEQDPLDTENIHLSAKAEGESEEEASFLGEEDDNQNFIEPPVNSLGRTKKQLKCRECGMCFSQSGRLRTHQRIHKGEKPFQCIECGKSFSRSGHLRIHQRTHTGEKPFKCIECGKSFGESRSLRIHQQTHTGEKPFKCIECGKSFGESRSLRIHQRTHTGEKPFKCIECGKSFSQSGQLRIHQRTHTGDKPFKCIECGNSFSESGSLRRHQRTHTGEKPFKCIECGKSFSQSGQLRIHQRTHTGEKPFKCIECGKSFSRSGHLRIHQRTHTGEKPFKCIECGKSFGESRSLRIHQRTHTGEKPFKCIECGKSFSQSGQLRIHQRTHTGEKPFKCIECGKSFSQNSTLRIHQRIHTGEKPFKCIECGKSFIESGSLRIHQRTHTGEKPFKCIECGKSFSESGTLRKHQRTHTGEKPFKQGSVKMEEQGPRRPIGMESLESKAKRSPAGQVDTFRDLLPQELLPVEDVVIKSPKSEQDPLDTENIHLSAKAEGESEEEASFLDTSSEECLHQSSPGINSSHSSVGASLSGGLCHHSSSSVSTLTREEDDNQNFIEPPVNSLGRTKKQLKCRECGMCFSLIGRLRTHQRIHTGEKPFKCIDCGKSFSRSEHLRIHQRTHTGEKPFKCIECGMSFSQNPNLRRHQRIHTGEKPFKCIECGKSFSESGTLRKHQRTHTGEKPFKCIECGKSFGESRSLRIHQRTHTGEKPFKCIECGKSFSQSGHLQTHQRTHTGQQPFKCIECGKSFSESGTLRIHQRTHTGEKPFKCIECGNSFSVCGKLRIHQRTHTGEKPFKCIECGKSFSESGYLRIHQRTHTGEKPFKCIECGKSFSESGYLRIHQRTHTGEKPFKCIECGKSFSKSGYLRIHQRTHTGEKPFKCIECGKSFSVSGTLRKHQRTHTGEKPFKCIECGKSFSESGNLRIHQRTHTGEKPFKVSNKLYSH; encoded by the exons ATGGAGGCTGCATGTAGTCGCCCACTGATCAGCGGCGTACCTGGAGCTCTTCCCGCCCGGGACGATCAC CAGGGTAGTGTAAAAAtggaagagcagggaccgaggagACCCATTGGAAGGGAGAGCCTGGAATCCAAAGCAAAAAGATCTCCTGGAGGCCAAGTTCAGACCTTCAGGGATCTTCTGCCTCTGGTAGATTTACGTCAAATTAAGCAGGAGCCAGAGGACACTGAGGGGCTTCTAGGAAAG GAATTGTTGCCTGTGGAAGATGTGGTTATTAAGTCCCCAAAGTCTGAGCAGGATCCCTTGGACACAGAGAACATCCATCTCTCTGCAAAGGCTGAgggagagagtgaagaagaggccAGCTTTCTGG gtgaGGAAGATGACAATCAGAATTTTATTGAGCCACCTGTGAATTCATTGGGAAGAACAAAGAAGCAGTTAAAATGCAGGGAATGTGGGATGTGCTTTAGTCAGAGTGGAAGACTGAGGACACACCAACGAATTCAcaaaggggagaaaccatttcaatgtattgaatgtggaaagagtttcagtcgaAGTGGACACCttcgaatacatcaacgaactcacacgggggagaaaccatttaaatgtattgaatgtggaaagagcttcggtgAAAGTAgatcacttagaatacatcaacaaactcacacgggggagaaaccatttaaatgtattgaatgtggaaagagcttcggtgAAAGTAgatcacttagaatacatcaacgaactcacacgggggagaaaccatttaaatgtattgaatgtggaaagagtttcagtcaaagtggacagcttcgaatacatcaacgaactcacacaggggataaaccatttaaatgtattgaatgtggaaatagcttcagtgaaagtggatcacttagaagacatcaacgaactcacacaggggagaaaccatttaaatgtattgaatgtggaaagagtttcagtcaaagtggacagcttcgaatacatcaacgaactcacacgggggagaaaccatttaaatgtattgaatgtggaaagagtttcagtcgaAGTGGACACCttcgaatacatcaacgaactcacacgggggagaaaccatttaaatgtattgaatgtggaaagagcttcggtgAAAGTAgatcacttagaatacatcaacgaactcacacgggggagaaaccatttaaatgtattgaatgtggaaagagtttcagtcaaagtggacagcttcgaatacatcaacgaactcacacaggggagaaaccatttaaatgtattgaatgtggaaagagcttcagtcaaaattccacccttagaatacatcaacgaattcacacaggggagaaaccatttaaatgtattgaatgtggaaagagcttcattgaaAGTGgatcacttagaatacatcaacgaactcacacgggggagaaaccatttaaatgtattgaatgtggaaagagcttcagtgaaagtggaacacttagaaaacatcaacgaactcacacaggggagaaaccatttaaa CAGGGTAGTGTAAAAAtggaagagcagggaccgaggagACCCATTGGAATGGAGAGCCTGGAATCCAAAGCAAAAAGATCTCCTGCAGGACAAGTTGACACCTTCAGGGATCTTCTGCCTCAG GAATTGTTGCCTGTGGAAGATGTGGTTATTAAGTCCCCAAAGTCTGAGCAGGATCCCTTGGACACAGAGAACATCCATCTCTCTGCAAAGGCTGAgggagagagtgaagaagaggccAGCTTTCTgg ATACCTCTTCTGAGGAATgcctccaccagtcttcccccGGCATAAATTCCTCACATTCCTCTGTGGGTGCCTCCTTGTCAGGGGGGTtgtgccaccactcctcctcatctgtctcaaccctgacac gtgaGGAAGATGACAATCAGAATTTTATTGAGCCACCTGTGAATTCATTGGGAAGAACAAAGAAGCAGTTAAAATGCAGGGAATGTGGGATGTGCTTTAGTCTCATTGGAAGACTGAGGACACaccaacgaattcacacaggggagaaaccatttaaatgtattgattgtggaaagagtttcagtcgaAGTGAACACCttcgaatacatcaacgaactcacacgggggagaaaccatttaaatgtattgaatgtggaatgagcttcagtcaaaatcccaaccttagaagacatcaacgaattcacacaggggagaaaccatttaaatgtattgaatgtggaaagagcttcagtgaaagtggaacacttagaaaacatcaacgaactcacacaggggagaaaccatttaaatgtattgaatgtggaaagagcttcggtgAAAGTAGATCACttcgaatacatcaacgaactcacacgggggagaaaccatttaaatgtattgaatgtggaaagagtttcagtcaaagTGGACACCTTCAaacacatcaacgaactcacacggggcagcaaccatttaaatgtattgaatgtggaaagagcttcagtgaaagtggaacacttagaatacatcaacgaactcacacaggggagaaaccatttaaatgtattgaatgtggaaatagcttcagtgtatgtggaaaacttagaatacatcaacgaactcacacaggggagaaaccatttaaatgtattgaatgtggaaagagcttcagtgaaagtggataccttcgaatacatcaacgaactcacacaggggagaaaccatttaaatgtattgaatgtggaaagagcttcagtgaaagtggataccttcgaatacatcaacgaactcacacaggggagaaaccatttaaatgtattgaatgtggaaagagcttcagtaaaagtggataccttagaatacatcaacgaactcacacgggggagaaaccatttaaatgtattgaatgtggaaagagcttcagtgtaagtggaacacttagaaaacatcaacgaactcacacgggggagaaaccatttaaatgtattgaatgtggaaagagcttcagtgaaagtgggAATCtaagaatacatcaacgaactcacacaggggagaaaccatttaaagtaAGTAATAAACTTTATTCacattag
- the LOC132592153 gene encoding zinc finger protein 629-like isoform X3, translating into MEAACSRPLISGVPGALPARDDHQGSVKMEEQGPRRPIGRESLESKAKRSPGGQVQTFRDLLPLVDLRQIKQEPEDTEGLLGKELLPVEDVVIKSPKSEQDPLDTENIHLSAKAEGESEEEASFLGEEDDNQNFIEPPVNSLGRTKKQLKCRECGMCFSQSGRLRTHQRIHKGEKPFQCIECGKSFSRSGHLRIHQRTHTGEKPFKCIECGKSFGESRSLRIHQQTHTGEKPFKCIECGKSFGESRSLRIHQRTHTGEKPFKCIECGKSFSQSGQLRIHQRTHTGDKPFKCIECGNSFSESGSLRRHQRTHTGEKPFKCIECGKSFSQSGQLRIHQRTHTGEKPFKCIECGKSFSRSGHLRIHQRTHTGEKPFKCIECGKSFGESRSLRIHQRTHTGEKPFKCIECGKSFSQSGQLRIHQRTHTGEKPFKCIECGKSFSQNSTLRIHQRIHTGEKPFKCIECGKSFIESGSLRIHQRTHTGEKPFKCIECGKSFSESGTLRKHQRTHTGEKPFKGSVKMEEQGPRRPIGMESLESKAKRSPAGQVDTFRDLLPQVDLCQIKQEPEEEELQQQHWDAQWQDFLKIMHPHRSSWETPQAPSPPHSGDGVLLASFRGAADDSQWPSGRAGGTDQTLLLDTEGLLGKELLPVEDVVIKSPKSEQDPLDTENIHLSAKAEGESEEEASFLDTSSEECLHQSSPGINSSHSSVGASLSGGLCHHSSSSVSTLTREEDDNQNFIEPPVNSLGRTKKQLKCRECGMCFSLIGRLRTHQRIHTGEKPFKCIDCGKSFSRSEHLRIHQRTHTGEKPFKCIECGMSFSQNPNLRRHQRIHTGEKPFKCIECGKSFSESGTLRKHQRTHTGEKPFKCIECGKSFGESRSLRIHQRTHTGEKPFKCIECGKSFSQSGHLQTHQRTHTGQQPFKCIECGKSFSESGTLRIHQRTHTGEKPFKCIECGNSFSVCGKLRIHQRTHTGEKPFKCIECGKSFSESGYLRIHQRTHTGEKPFKCIECGKSFSESGYLRIHQRTHTGEKPFKCIECGKSFSKSGYLRIHQRTHTGEKPFKCIECGKSFSVSGTLRKHQRTHTGEKPFKCIECGKSFSESGNLRIHQRTHTGEKPFKVSNKLYSH; encoded by the exons ATGGAGGCTGCATGTAGTCGCCCACTGATCAGCGGCGTACCTGGAGCTCTTCCCGCCCGGGACGATCAC CAGGGTAGTGTAAAAAtggaagagcagggaccgaggagACCCATTGGAAGGGAGAGCCTGGAATCCAAAGCAAAAAGATCTCCTGGAGGCCAAGTTCAGACCTTCAGGGATCTTCTGCCTCTGGTAGATTTACGTCAAATTAAGCAGGAGCCAGAGGACACTGAGGGGCTTCTAGGAAAG GAATTGTTGCCTGTGGAAGATGTGGTTATTAAGTCCCCAAAGTCTGAGCAGGATCCCTTGGACACAGAGAACATCCATCTCTCTGCAAAGGCTGAgggagagagtgaagaagaggccAGCTTTCTGG gtgaGGAAGATGACAATCAGAATTTTATTGAGCCACCTGTGAATTCATTGGGAAGAACAAAGAAGCAGTTAAAATGCAGGGAATGTGGGATGTGCTTTAGTCAGAGTGGAAGACTGAGGACACACCAACGAATTCAcaaaggggagaaaccatttcaatgtattgaatgtggaaagagtttcagtcgaAGTGGACACCttcgaatacatcaacgaactcacacgggggagaaaccatttaaatgtattgaatgtggaaagagcttcggtgAAAGTAgatcacttagaatacatcaacaaactcacacgggggagaaaccatttaaatgtattgaatgtggaaagagcttcggtgAAAGTAgatcacttagaatacatcaacgaactcacacgggggagaaaccatttaaatgtattgaatgtggaaagagtttcagtcaaagtggacagcttcgaatacatcaacgaactcacacaggggataaaccatttaaatgtattgaatgtggaaatagcttcagtgaaagtggatcacttagaagacatcaacgaactcacacaggggagaaaccatttaaatgtattgaatgtggaaagagtttcagtcaaagtggacagcttcgaatacatcaacgaactcacacgggggagaaaccatttaaatgtattgaatgtggaaagagtttcagtcgaAGTGGACACCttcgaatacatcaacgaactcacacgggggagaaaccatttaaatgtattgaatgtggaaagagcttcggtgAAAGTAgatcacttagaatacatcaacgaactcacacgggggagaaaccatttaaatgtattgaatgtggaaagagtttcagtcaaagtggacagcttcgaatacatcaacgaactcacacaggggagaaaccatttaaatgtattgaatgtggaaagagcttcagtcaaaattccacccttagaatacatcaacgaattcacacaggggagaaaccatttaaatgtattgaatgtggaaagagcttcattgaaAGTGgatcacttagaatacatcaacgaactcacacgggggagaaaccatttaaatgtattgaatgtggaaagagcttcagtgaaagtggaacacttagaaaacatcaacgaactcacacaggggagaaaccatttaaa GGTAGTGTAAAAAtggaagagcagggaccgaggagACCCATTGGAATGGAGAGCCTGGAATCCAAAGCAAAAAGATCTCCTGCAGGACAAGTTGACACCTTCAGGGATCTTCTGCCTCAGGTAGATTTATGTCAAATTAAGCaggagccggaggaggaggagctgcagcagcagcactgggatGCCCAGTGGCAGGATTTCTTGAAGATAATGCACCCTCATCGTTCAAGCTGGGAAACCCCACAGGCTCCCAGTCCTCCCCACTCTGGGGATGGTGTCCTCCTGGCCTCCTTCAGGGGAGCTGCAGATGACAGCCAGTGGCCCAGCGGGAGAGCAGGGGGGACAGACCAGACCCTGCTCCTGGACACTGAGGGGCTTCTAGGAAAG GAATTGTTGCCTGTGGAAGATGTGGTTATTAAGTCCCCAAAGTCTGAGCAGGATCCCTTGGACACAGAGAACATCCATCTCTCTGCAAAGGCTGAgggagagagtgaagaagaggccAGCTTTCTgg ATACCTCTTCTGAGGAATgcctccaccagtcttcccccGGCATAAATTCCTCACATTCCTCTGTGGGTGCCTCCTTGTCAGGGGGGTtgtgccaccactcctcctcatctgtctcaaccctgacac gtgaGGAAGATGACAATCAGAATTTTATTGAGCCACCTGTGAATTCATTGGGAAGAACAAAGAAGCAGTTAAAATGCAGGGAATGTGGGATGTGCTTTAGTCTCATTGGAAGACTGAGGACACaccaacgaattcacacaggggagaaaccatttaaatgtattgattgtggaaagagtttcagtcgaAGTGAACACCttcgaatacatcaacgaactcacacgggggagaaaccatttaaatgtattgaatgtggaatgagcttcagtcaaaatcccaaccttagaagacatcaacgaattcacacaggggagaaaccatttaaatgtattgaatgtggaaagagcttcagtgaaagtggaacacttagaaaacatcaacgaactcacacaggggagaaaccatttaaatgtattgaatgtggaaagagcttcggtgAAAGTAGATCACttcgaatacatcaacgaactcacacgggggagaaaccatttaaatgtattgaatgtggaaagagtttcagtcaaagTGGACACCTTCAaacacatcaacgaactcacacggggcagcaaccatttaaatgtattgaatgtggaaagagcttcagtgaaagtggaacacttagaatacatcaacgaactcacacaggggagaaaccatttaaatgtattgaatgtggaaatagcttcagtgtatgtggaaaacttagaatacatcaacgaactcacacaggggagaaaccatttaaatgtattgaatgtggaaagagcttcagtgaaagtggataccttcgaatacatcaacgaactcacacaggggagaaaccatttaaatgtattgaatgtggaaagagcttcagtgaaagtggataccttcgaatacatcaacgaactcacacaggggagaaaccatttaaatgtattgaatgtggaaagagcttcagtaaaagtggataccttagaatacatcaacgaactcacacgggggagaaaccatttaaatgtattgaatgtggaaagagcttcagtgtaagtggaacacttagaaaacatcaacgaactcacacgggggagaaaccatttaaatgtattgaatgtggaaagagcttcagtgaaagtgggAATCtaagaatacatcaacgaactcacacaggggagaaaccatttaaagtaAGTAATAAACTTTATTCacattag
- the LOC132592153 gene encoding zinc finger protein 629-like isoform X6 — MEEQGPRRPIGRESLESKAKRSPGGQVQTFRDLLPLVDLRQIKQEPEDTEGLLGKELLPVEDVVIKSPKSEQDPLDTENIHLSAKAEGESEEEASFLGEEDDNQNFIEPPVNSLGRTKKQLKCRECGMCFSQSGRLRTHQRIHKGEKPFQCIECGKSFSRSGHLRIHQRTHTGEKPFKCIECGKSFGESRSLRIHQQTHTGEKPFKCIECGKSFGESRSLRIHQRTHTGEKPFKCIECGKSFSQSGQLRIHQRTHTGDKPFKCIECGNSFSESGSLRRHQRTHTGEKPFKCIECGKSFSQSGQLRIHQRTHTGEKPFKCIECGKSFSRSGHLRIHQRTHTGEKPFKCIECGKSFGESRSLRIHQRTHTGEKPFKCIECGKSFSQSGQLRIHQRTHTGEKPFKCIECGKSFSQNSTLRIHQRIHTGEKPFKCIECGKSFIESGSLRIHQRTHTGEKPFKCIECGKSFSESGTLRKHQRTHTGEKPFKQGSVKMEEQGPRRPIGMESLESKAKRSPAGQVDTFRDLLPQVDLCQIKQEPEEEELQQQHWDAQWQDFLKIMHPHRSSWETPQAPSPPHSGDGVLLASFRGAADDSQWPSGRAGGTDQTLLLDTEGLLGKELLPVEDVVIKSPKSEQDPLDTENIHLSAKAEGESEEEASFLDTSSEECLHQSSPGINSSHSSVGASLSGGLCHHSSSSVSTLTREEDDNQNFIEPPVNSLGRTKKQLKCRECGMCFSLIGRLRTHQRIHTGEKPFKCIDCGKSFSRSEHLRIHQRTHTGEKPFKCIECGMSFSQNPNLRRHQRIHTGEKPFKCIECGKSFSESGTLRKHQRTHTGEKPFKCIECGKSFGESRSLRIHQRTHTGEKPFKCIECGKSFSQSGHLQTHQRTHTGQQPFKCIECGKSFSESGTLRIHQRTHTGEKPFKCIECGNSFSVCGKLRIHQRTHTGEKPFKCIECGKSFSESGYLRIHQRTHTGEKPFKCIECGKSFSESGYLRIHQRTHTGEKPFKCIECGKSFSKSGYLRIHQRTHTGEKPFKCIECGKSFSVSGTLRKHQRTHTGEKPFKCIECGKSFSESGNLRIHQRTHTGEKPFKVSNKLYSH, encoded by the exons AtggaagagcagggaccgaggagACCCATTGGAAGGGAGAGCCTGGAATCCAAAGCAAAAAGATCTCCTGGAGGCCAAGTTCAGACCTTCAGGGATCTTCTGCCTCTGGTAGATTTACGTCAAATTAAGCAGGAGCCAGAGGACACTGAGGGGCTTCTAGGAAAG GAATTGTTGCCTGTGGAAGATGTGGTTATTAAGTCCCCAAAGTCTGAGCAGGATCCCTTGGACACAGAGAACATCCATCTCTCTGCAAAGGCTGAgggagagagtgaagaagaggccAGCTTTCTGG gtgaGGAAGATGACAATCAGAATTTTATTGAGCCACCTGTGAATTCATTGGGAAGAACAAAGAAGCAGTTAAAATGCAGGGAATGTGGGATGTGCTTTAGTCAGAGTGGAAGACTGAGGACACACCAACGAATTCAcaaaggggagaaaccatttcaatgtattgaatgtggaaagagtttcagtcgaAGTGGACACCttcgaatacatcaacgaactcacacgggggagaaaccatttaaatgtattgaatgtggaaagagcttcggtgAAAGTAgatcacttagaatacatcaacaaactcacacgggggagaaaccatttaaatgtattgaatgtggaaagagcttcggtgAAAGTAgatcacttagaatacatcaacgaactcacacgggggagaaaccatttaaatgtattgaatgtggaaagagtttcagtcaaagtggacagcttcgaatacatcaacgaactcacacaggggataaaccatttaaatgtattgaatgtggaaatagcttcagtgaaagtggatcacttagaagacatcaacgaactcacacaggggagaaaccatttaaatgtattgaatgtggaaagagtttcagtcaaagtggacagcttcgaatacatcaacgaactcacacgggggagaaaccatttaaatgtattgaatgtggaaagagtttcagtcgaAGTGGACACCttcgaatacatcaacgaactcacacgggggagaaaccatttaaatgtattgaatgtggaaagagcttcggtgAAAGTAgatcacttagaatacatcaacgaactcacacgggggagaaaccatttaaatgtattgaatgtggaaagagtttcagtcaaagtggacagcttcgaatacatcaacgaactcacacaggggagaaaccatttaaatgtattgaatgtggaaagagcttcagtcaaaattccacccttagaatacatcaacgaattcacacaggggagaaaccatttaaatgtattgaatgtggaaagagcttcattgaaAGTGgatcacttagaatacatcaacgaactcacacgggggagaaaccatttaaatgtattgaatgtggaaagagcttcagtgaaagtggaacacttagaaaacatcaacgaactcacacaggggagaaaccatttaaa CAGGGTAGTGTAAAAAtggaagagcagggaccgaggagACCCATTGGAATGGAGAGCCTGGAATCCAAAGCAAAAAGATCTCCTGCAGGACAAGTTGACACCTTCAGGGATCTTCTGCCTCAGGTAGATTTATGTCAAATTAAGCaggagccggaggaggaggagctgcagcagcagcactgggatGCCCAGTGGCAGGATTTCTTGAAGATAATGCACCCTCATCGTTCAAGCTGGGAAACCCCACAGGCTCCCAGTCCTCCCCACTCTGGGGATGGTGTCCTCCTGGCCTCCTTCAGGGGAGCTGCAGATGACAGCCAGTGGCCCAGCGGGAGAGCAGGGGGGACAGACCAGACCCTGCTCCTGGACACTGAGGGGCTTCTAGGAAAG GAATTGTTGCCTGTGGAAGATGTGGTTATTAAGTCCCCAAAGTCTGAGCAGGATCCCTTGGACACAGAGAACATCCATCTCTCTGCAAAGGCTGAgggagagagtgaagaagaggccAGCTTTCTgg ATACCTCTTCTGAGGAATgcctccaccagtcttcccccGGCATAAATTCCTCACATTCCTCTGTGGGTGCCTCCTTGTCAGGGGGGTtgtgccaccactcctcctcatctgtctcaaccctgacac gtgaGGAAGATGACAATCAGAATTTTATTGAGCCACCTGTGAATTCATTGGGAAGAACAAAGAAGCAGTTAAAATGCAGGGAATGTGGGATGTGCTTTAGTCTCATTGGAAGACTGAGGACACaccaacgaattcacacaggggagaaaccatttaaatgtattgattgtggaaagagtttcagtcgaAGTGAACACCttcgaatacatcaacgaactcacacgggggagaaaccatttaaatgtattgaatgtggaatgagcttcagtcaaaatcccaaccttagaagacatcaacgaattcacacaggggagaaaccatttaaatgtattgaatgtggaaagagcttcagtgaaagtggaacacttagaaaacatcaacgaactcacacaggggagaaaccatttaaatgtattgaatgtggaaagagcttcggtgAAAGTAGATCACttcgaatacatcaacgaactcacacgggggagaaaccatttaaatgtattgaatgtggaaagagtttcagtcaaagTGGACACCTTCAaacacatcaacgaactcacacggggcagcaaccatttaaatgtattgaatgtggaaagagcttcagtgaaagtggaacacttagaatacatcaacgaactcacacaggggagaaaccatttaaatgtattgaatgtggaaatagcttcagtgtatgtggaaaacttagaatacatcaacgaactcacacaggggagaaaccatttaaatgtattgaatgtggaaagagcttcagtgaaagtggataccttcgaatacatcaacgaactcacacaggggagaaaccatttaaatgtattgaatgtggaaagagcttcagtgaaagtggataccttcgaatacatcaacgaactcacacaggggagaaaccatttaaatgtattgaatgtggaaagagcttcagtaaaagtggataccttagaatacatcaacgaactcacacgggggagaaaccatttaaatgtattgaatgtggaaagagcttcagtgtaagtggaacacttagaaaacatcaacgaactcacacgggggagaaaccatttaaatgtattgaatgtggaaagagcttcagtgaaagtgggAATCtaagaatacatcaacgaactcacacaggggagaaaccatttaaagtaAGTAATAAACTTTATTCacattag